From bacterium:
TTCCGTATTGAGAATAAACATCTCTAGCCCGCATTATTCATGAGGGACGTGAATAATGCTCTCAGAGACCCGGATTATGCGGTAATGTACCTAGATACCGAGCACAAGATTATCTCGATGAATTACCTCATCAAAATCTTTGTGTCCCAAAATTTTACCAATTTCACTGCTTCGCTTGCCCATTATGAGGAGAATGTCATGTGAACTGTAGTTTGTAAGCCCACGCGCTATACGACTGGAGTTTTCATCGATCACTAATACCAGATCGCCGACGTCAAAACAGCCGTTGCAGCCTGTAATGCCCGCCGAAAGCAGGCTCTTGCCGCGTTCGACAAGCATTTTCCGCGCGCCTTCGTTTACAGCAATGCTGCCTTTGACGCGGTTGCCGAAGGCGATCCAGCGCTTTCGGTGATTTAGTGTCTCGCCTCTTAAAAACTGCGTACCTATAGACATACCGGCAACGATATCAACAATAACATTTGGCCGGGATGCATTTGCAATCACCATCTTCACGCCGGAACTGGTGGCGATCTTTGCAGCCTCGATCTTGGTGTGCATGCCGCCGCTGCCGCAGTCTCCATTGGTTCCACAGGCAATATCTTCAATCTCGGGCGTGATCTGTTTGACCTCTTCGATGAGTTTGCAGGTGTGATTCGACCTGGGGTCGCCGTCAAACAGACCATCAACGTCTGAGAGATTGATCAGCAGATCGGCATCCACACATGCGGCAACCAAAGCGGCAAGTGTATCGTTCTCACCGAATTTGATCTCTTCGGTGGCCACTGTGTCATTCTCATTGACAACAGGCATACAGCCGAGTTTGAGCAGCGTGCGAAGTGTGTTGCGTGCATTCAGATAACGTGTGCGGTGATCGAAATCATCGCGAGTAAGCAGTATCTGACCGGGCACGATCCCGTATGTCGAAAGCAGTTCGTTATATGTCTGCATAAGCGCGCTCTGGCCTATGGCTGCTGTCGCCTGTTGGACGGGTATGTTCTTTGGCCGGACAGTCATTCCTATGCGCTCCATGCCTGCGCGAATTGCGCCTGAACTGACCAGTATTACTCCCCTACCCTGCTTTTTCACCTCAGCCAGTTGGCTGACCAGTGCAGACATTTTCTCGACATTAAGGGAGCCGTTATCGCTCACCAAGCTGCTGGTCCCGACCTTCACCACTATTCGCTTTATCGACTTATTCATAGGCTTCATCATGGAAATCGAACTCCATACCTGCTATGCGAACCGTATCGCCGTGCTGAGCGCCCATATCTTTGAGGCGCTTTATCACACCCATTTTATCGAGCTGGCGGTGCATTCTGCGAAGGGCATATTCATTATTTATATCGGTCCGCCTCACCATCACCTCGACTGCATGTCCTGTGACCGCAAACTCTCTGTCGCCCTCCCTGACTACATCCCAAGTATCGGCTTCCTTATCGACGGTAAAGCGGACGACCTGTTCAGCAAGTTCGATCTCTTCTTTGGGCAGTTCTTCCAGACGATCGGCAATGCGATAGAGCAGCGGGCCTATTCCCTGGCCGGTCAGGGCTGAAATCTCAAAGACCTCAAGCCCTCTATCTTCCAATTCGGGTCTTAACTCCTCAACGATCGCTGCAGCATCGGGAGAATCAACTTTATTGAGTGCGACCATCTGAGGCAGTGATGATAGTTTTTCACTATGAGCGCGAAGCTCATCGTTAATAGCGTCGAAGTCGTGCATGGGATTGCGACCGCTGAAGCCGGCTACAT
This genomic window contains:
- the proB gene encoding glutamate 5-kinase; translation: MNKSIKRIVVKVGTSSLVSDNGSLNVEKMSALVSQLAEVKKQGRGVILVSSGAIRAGMERIGMTVRPKNIPVQQATAAIGQSALMQTYNELLSTYGIVPGQILLTRDDFDHRTRYLNARNTLRTLLKLGCMPVVNENDTVATEEIKFGENDTLAALVAACVDADLLINLSDVDGLFDGDPRSNHTCKLIEEVKQITPEIEDIACGTNGDCGSGGMHTKIEAAKIATSSGVKMVIANASRPNVIVDIVAGMSIGTQFLRGETLNHRKRWIAFGNRVKGSIAVNEGARKMLVERGKSLLSAGITGCNGCFDVGDLVLVIDENSSRIARGLTNYSSHDILLIMGKRSSEIGKILGHKDFDEVIHRDNLVLGI